One region of Deinococcus fonticola genomic DNA includes:
- a CDS encoding electron transfer flavoprotein subunit alpha/FixB family protein: MILIVAEHTGGKLAKSTLEMVSAARESGREGPVTLLVLGADVAGVANEAAQYAEQVLVGDLPALAQYNAETWAAATAQIAQEGEANLVIIGGSRSGREYAPRVAVKLDAPYLEDVINLSANGAAVQAQRYTYLARVTETVEAEGSVVVVTAKPGSFNPAEPAASAGEQYDIELNLPAVRVEITGKSVEKTSRVALTEADVIVTGGRGVGSPEIFSALVEGLADQIGAGVGATRAVVDAGWRPYAEQVGQTGKTVQPKAYIALGVSGAVQHLSGMGKSKNIIAINKDAEAPIFKVADYGIVGDVNQIVPALIEAAKNR, from the coding sequence ATGATTCTTATTGTTGCCGAACACACGGGCGGGAAACTCGCCAAGTCGACGCTGGAAATGGTGTCTGCCGCCCGTGAGAGCGGCCGTGAAGGCCCGGTGACGCTGCTGGTGCTGGGTGCCGATGTGGCGGGCGTGGCGAACGAGGCCGCGCAGTACGCCGAACAGGTGCTGGTGGGCGACCTGCCTGCGCTGGCGCAGTACAACGCCGAAACGTGGGCCGCGGCCACCGCGCAGATCGCCCAGGAAGGCGAGGCCAACCTGGTCATCATCGGCGGCAGCCGCAGCGGGCGCGAGTACGCCCCGCGGGTGGCCGTGAAACTGGACGCGCCTTACCTGGAAGACGTCATCAACCTCAGCGCGAACGGCGCTGCCGTGCAGGCCCAGCGCTACACGTACCTGGCCCGCGTCACCGAAACCGTGGAGGCCGAGGGCAGCGTCGTGGTGGTCACCGCCAAACCTGGTTCCTTCAACCCCGCCGAACCCGCCGCCAGCGCGGGCGAGCAGTACGACATCGAACTGAATCTGCCCGCTGTGCGCGTGGAAATTACCGGCAAGAGCGTCGAGAAGACCAGCCGCGTGGCCCTCACCGAGGCCGACGTGATCGTCACGGGTGGACGCGGCGTGGGCAGCCCCGAGATCTTCTCTGCCCTGGTGGAAGGCCTCGCCGACCAGATCGGCGCGGGCGTCGGCGCGACCCGTGCCGTCGTGGACGCCGGTTGGCGACCCTACGCCGAACAGGTCGGCCAGACTGGCAAAACCGTGCAACCCAAGGCGTACATTGCCCTGGGCGTCAGCGGCGCCGTGCAGCACCTCTCGGGCATGGGCAAAAGCAAGAACATCATCGCCATCAACAAGGACGCCGAAGCGCCCATCTTCAAAGTTGCTGACTACGGCATTGTCGGGGACGTCAACCAGATCGTGCCCGCCCTGATCGAAGCCGCCAAAAACCGCTGA
- a CDS encoding electron transfer flavoprotein subunit beta/FixA family protein — MNILTLVRQVPDAEARVKVSANAVDLEGTTVVIDGMDEYGVEEALRLREGGAPVEQIIALAVGPQRNEDALRTALAMGVDRAIHVETIEKLDAVALSKIVAQVAQAENASLILVGGQEADWDSQALGAASAERLGWPQLTWTNELNIEGDALTGRHDVDEGNESFRAPLPAVVTTQQGLNEPRYPTLPNIMKAKKKELRKDTLEQYGVQGKVRTVNAEIQTRARLNRMIDGKDPQAAAAELLNLLRNEAKVIA, encoded by the coding sequence ATGAACATCCTGACCCTCGTCCGGCAAGTCCCGGACGCCGAAGCCCGCGTGAAAGTTAGCGCCAACGCCGTCGACCTCGAAGGCACCACCGTCGTCATCGACGGCATGGACGAGTACGGCGTGGAAGAAGCCCTGAGGCTGCGTGAAGGCGGCGCCCCCGTCGAGCAGATCATCGCCCTGGCGGTCGGCCCGCAGCGCAACGAGGACGCCCTGCGCACCGCCCTGGCGATGGGCGTCGACCGCGCCATTCACGTGGAAACCATCGAGAAACTGGACGCCGTGGCCCTCAGCAAGATCGTGGCCCAGGTGGCTCAGGCCGAGAACGCCAGCCTGATTCTGGTGGGCGGGCAGGAGGCCGACTGGGATTCTCAAGCGCTTGGGGCCGCCAGCGCTGAGCGCCTCGGCTGGCCGCAACTCACCTGGACGAACGAACTGAACATCGAGGGTGACGCCCTCACCGGGCGGCACGACGTGGACGAAGGCAACGAGAGCTTCCGCGCCCCCCTCCCCGCCGTGGTCACCACCCAGCAGGGCCTCAACGAACCCCGTTACCCCACCCTGCCCAACATCATGAAAGCCAAGAAGAAGGAACTCCGCAAGGACACCCTGGAGCAGTACGGCGTGCAGGGCAAAGTCCGCACCGTGAACGCCGAGATCCAGACCCGCGCTCGCCTGAACAGGATGATCGACGGGAAAGACCCCCAGGCCGCCGCCGCCGAACTGCTGAACCTGCTGCGCAACGAAGCGAAAGTCATCGCCTGA
- a CDS encoding metal ABC transporter ATP-binding protein has translation MLGVEHLTVKYGNHVALMDATVRFDEGSFSAIIGPNGAGKSTLLKTMVGLLPDHQNAVRFGEGHHARKCIAYVPQQQTLDWGFPVTVWDAAMMGRTGRLGWLKWPGKKDRDIVTDALKETGVYELRHRHIGALSGGQRQRVLLSRMLARQGHLLLLDEPMTGVDAATQEQLMALLRAQADKGRAVVMVTHDLEQARRWCDHLVLVNRRIIADGTPQQVYTPQNIEATFSSSFLGHMHAEA, from the coding sequence GTGCTGGGCGTTGAACACTTGACGGTGAAGTACGGGAACCATGTGGCGTTAATGGACGCCACGGTGCGGTTCGATGAGGGCTCGTTCTCCGCGATCATCGGGCCGAACGGCGCGGGCAAAAGCACCTTGCTCAAGACCATGGTGGGCCTGCTGCCCGATCACCAGAATGCCGTGAGGTTTGGCGAGGGCCACCATGCCAGGAAGTGCATCGCTTACGTGCCGCAGCAGCAGACGCTGGACTGGGGCTTTCCGGTCACGGTGTGGGACGCCGCCATGATGGGCCGCACCGGACGCCTCGGGTGGCTGAAGTGGCCCGGTAAAAAAGACAGGGACATCGTGACGGACGCGCTGAAGGAAACTGGGGTGTACGAGCTGCGACACCGCCACATCGGTGCCCTGTCGGGGGGGCAACGCCAGCGCGTGCTGCTGTCGCGCATGCTGGCCCGCCAGGGGCATCTGCTGCTGCTCGACGAACCCATGACGGGGGTAGACGCCGCCACGCAGGAGCAACTCATGGCCCTGCTGCGCGCCCAGGCGGACAAGGGCCGCGCGGTCGTCATGGTCACGCACGACCTGGAACAGGCCCGCCGCTGGTGCGATCACCTCGTTCTGGTGAACCGCCGCATCATTGCCGACGGCACGCCCCAGCAGGTGTACACCCCGCAGAACATCGAGGCCACTTTCAGCAGCAGTTTCCTGGGCCACATGCACGCGGAGGCCTGA
- a CDS encoding metal ABC transporter permease, with protein MEWLTDPLQFDFFGRALIAVVLVSVLCALVGAWVVLRGLSYIGDAMSHAVFPGIVAAFLTKGNLLVGALVAAVLTALGIGAISNRSGLKQDSAIGIVFVGMFALGVVLLSRAPTFTTDLSNFLIGNPLGVSAADLWGALGVTVLVGGLLTAIQKELLLASFDPTEARAIGLPVRRLNNLLLVIIGLVVVLTVQLVGTTLSVSLLITSSATARLLARSLRKMILLSAALGALGGVVGLYLSYYQNIAPGATIVLVNTLVFLLALAFRKREQ; from the coding sequence ATGGAGTGGCTGACTGACCCGCTGCAATTCGATTTCTTTGGCCGCGCCCTGATAGCGGTGGTGCTGGTCAGTGTGCTGTGTGCGCTGGTGGGTGCGTGGGTGGTGCTGCGCGGCCTGAGTTATATCGGGGACGCCATGAGCCACGCGGTATTTCCGGGGATCGTGGCGGCGTTCCTGACAAAAGGCAACCTGCTGGTGGGCGCCCTCGTGGCCGCCGTACTGACTGCCCTGGGCATCGGGGCCATCAGCAACCGCAGCGGCCTGAAGCAGGACAGCGCCATCGGCATCGTGTTCGTGGGCATGTTCGCGCTGGGCGTGGTGCTGCTCTCGCGTGCGCCGACCTTCACCACGGACTTGAGCAATTTCCTGATCGGCAACCCGCTGGGCGTCAGCGCGGCCGACCTGTGGGGCGCCCTGGGCGTCACGGTGCTGGTGGGCGGCCTGCTCACCGCCATTCAGAAGGAGTTGCTGCTGGCCTCCTTCGACCCCACCGAAGCCCGCGCCATCGGCCTGCCAGTGCGGCGACTGAACAACCTGCTGCTGGTCATCATCGGGCTGGTGGTGGTGCTGACCGTGCAACTGGTGGGCACCACCCTCAGCGTCAGCTTGCTAATCACGTCCAGCGCCACCGCCCGCCTGCTGGCCCGCAGCCTCCGGAAAATGATCCTGCTGTCGGCCGCTCTGGGCGCCCTGGGCGGCGTCGTTGGCCTGTACCTCAGTTACTACCAGAACATCGCCCCCGGCGCGACCATCGTGCTGGTGAACACGCTGGTGTTCCTGCTGGCGCTGGCCTTCCGGAAACGCGAGCAGTAG
- a CDS encoding peptidylprolyl isomerase — protein MSRNKRLQQGLMGLLAVLMVGGMAYQFTPALSGNGGGLFGQKQQGTPAVKVGDQTVTAEELNAFRNNNPVLAGTQTGVLGDDFKLFTVRQLVQQKMFAEGAKAMQVSRDEVNKEVDQVRKANNLEDNKAWTDALQSRGLTDSSFRQQVRESLAIRKKVEEIEKSVPAATDAELRTYYDLNKEQFKTDPQIVGRQIVVADKAKAEALLRQLKGGADFARLASENSSEFKERGGALGPIENGSPKPVASVVLPGEVAAAAFALTQGGLTDVVASGGKYYIVKVEKYLPAATKPFEATRTQVKTAVDRQKKDAALEAWADSLEKATKVEYVDPEWKVTDPTVASLAGHNIPYSDVVAQVVNNQQLAQMFSQMPPEQLSDIINSGLKPQVVQQLLQGYAAPLIAKKLNLNLVGNRAEMAQALSAYGAKDVKVTEAELQAAYQQNLEQFKTPASASVDEASFKDQGQAQAFRADWNGQGDFTTAATKAGATVSERGSVTAGDGKLDAGLDKAVQGDQLRAAGEGSLTPAVKVGQRYSVAYVRDLKKAATRPYSEVKAQLEQQVLGDKQRTASLAFLDKQVKALNPTDNLKKILDDQAKRVAAAEKAAGTAPTTPGTNTPGTTSTPGAVPTTPPAATDTDK, from the coding sequence GTGAGTCGAAATAAACGTCTTCAGCAGGGCCTGATGGGCCTCCTCGCCGTACTGATGGTGGGCGGCATGGCCTACCAGTTCACCCCGGCCCTCAGTGGCAACGGTGGCGGCCTGTTTGGCCAGAAGCAGCAGGGCACGCCTGCCGTAAAAGTCGGTGACCAGACCGTGACGGCCGAGGAGCTGAACGCTTTCCGGAACAACAATCCGGTGCTGGCCGGCACCCAGACCGGCGTGCTGGGCGACGACTTCAAGTTGTTCACGGTGCGGCAGCTGGTGCAGCAGAAGATGTTCGCGGAAGGCGCCAAGGCCATGCAGGTCAGCCGGGACGAGGTCAACAAGGAAGTCGATCAGGTTCGCAAAGCCAACAACCTGGAAGACAACAAGGCCTGGACGGACGCCTTGCAGTCGCGCGGCCTGACCGATTCCAGTTTCCGTCAGCAGGTGCGCGAATCGCTGGCCATCCGCAAGAAGGTCGAAGAGATTGAAAAAAGCGTACCTGCCGCCACCGACGCCGAACTGCGCACCTACTACGACCTGAACAAGGAGCAGTTCAAGACCGACCCGCAAATCGTGGGGCGTCAGATCGTCGTGGCCGACAAGGCCAAAGCCGAGGCGCTGCTGCGGCAACTGAAGGGCGGCGCGGATTTCGCCAGGCTGGCCAGCGAAAACAGCAGCGAATTCAAGGAGCGCGGCGGCGCACTCGGCCCCATCGAGAACGGCAGCCCCAAACCGGTGGCCTCGGTGGTGCTGCCGGGCGAGGTGGCGGCCGCCGCCTTCGCCCTCACGCAGGGCGGCCTGACCGACGTCGTCGCCAGCGGCGGCAAGTACTACATCGTGAAAGTCGAGAAGTACCTGCCCGCCGCCACCAAGCCCTTCGAGGCGACCAGAACCCAGGTGAAAACCGCCGTCGACCGCCAGAAGAAAGACGCCGCGCTGGAAGCCTGGGCCGACAGCCTGGAAAAAGCCACGAAGGTCGAGTACGTCGACCCGGAATGGAAAGTCACCGATCCCACGGTGGCCAGCCTCGCCGGGCACAACATCCCCTATTCGGACGTGGTCGCGCAGGTCGTGAACAACCAGCAGCTCGCGCAGATGTTCAGCCAGATGCCCCCCGAACAGCTCTCCGACATCATCAACAGCGGCCTGAAACCCCAGGTGGTGCAGCAGCTCCTGCAGGGGTACGCCGCGCCCCTCATCGCCAAGAAGCTGAATCTGAATCTCGTCGGGAACCGCGCGGAAATGGCGCAGGCCCTTTCCGCTTACGGCGCCAAAGATGTCAAGGTGACCGAGGCCGAACTGCAAGCCGCCTACCAGCAGAACCTCGAGCAGTTCAAGACGCCCGCCAGCGCCAGCGTGGACGAAGCCAGCTTCAAAGACCAGGGCCAGGCCCAGGCCTTCCGCGCCGACTGGAACGGCCAGGGCGACTTCACCACCGCCGCCACCAAGGCGGGGGCGACGGTCAGCGAGCGCGGCAGCGTGACGGCTGGCGACGGGAAACTCGACGCCGGGCTGGACAAGGCCGTGCAGGGCGACCAGCTGCGCGCCGCCGGCGAGGGCAGCCTGACGCCCGCCGTGAAAGTCGGCCAGCGTTATTCGGTCGCTTACGTCCGTGACCTGAAAAAAGCCGCCACCAGACCCTACAGCGAAGTCAAGGCGCAACTGGAACAGCAGGTGCTGGGCGACAAACAGAGAACCGCTTCGCTGGCTTTCCTCGACAAGCAGGTCAAGGCGCTGAACCCCACCGACAACCTCAAGAAGATTCTGGACGACCAGGCCAAGCGCGTCGCCGCTGCCGAGAAGGCCGCCGGCACGGCCCCCACCACGCCAGGTACGAACACGCCGGGCACCACCTCCACCCCCGGTGCGGTTCCGACCACGCCTCCGGCCGCCACAGACACCGACAAGTAA
- a CDS encoding sensor domain-containing diguanylate cyclase, giving the protein MTESLNTLDNLEQLRERVSWSMSAIYLTYFVFWVSSRALPLDARLLDARTWLAGLAVLVLGTVLLPSDAPLRSRKAMRAVVLVAALALILLMRQSLAGAEHLGGVLVWCNVVILLAFLAFNSLSGLTVAGILLLALVSLFLTGQRPSPADMQVLLAGLFSAVSVTALGFLTMRFIEQHLMLHEETTDQLAAARKDALTGVLGRAALEEELRRTIQHARKTATPLSVIVTDIDHFKRVNDGFGHGAGDDVLRSFAKRLRRNVGGSGGVVGRWGGEEFVVVLPGLARPDALVMAERLRQEVSHAPVASHQITASFGVASFRSAADDLDTLFGRADARLYEAKNAGRNAVRG; this is encoded by the coding sequence ATGACGGAATCCCTGAATACCCTGGACAATCTGGAGCAGTTGCGTGAGCGGGTCAGTTGGTCGATGTCGGCCATTTACCTCACCTATTTCGTGTTCTGGGTGAGCAGCCGCGCCCTCCCACTGGACGCGCGCCTGCTCGACGCCCGCACCTGGCTGGCCGGCCTGGCCGTGCTGGTTCTGGGAACCGTGCTGCTGCCCAGCGACGCGCCCCTGCGCTCCCGCAAGGCCATGCGCGCCGTCGTCCTGGTGGCCGCCCTGGCCCTGATCTTGCTGATGCGCCAGAGTCTGGCCGGTGCGGAGCATCTGGGCGGCGTACTGGTGTGGTGCAATGTCGTGATTCTGCTGGCTTTTCTGGCCTTCAATTCGCTCTCGGGCCTGACGGTGGCCGGGATACTTCTGCTGGCGCTGGTTTCGCTGTTCCTGACCGGGCAGCGCCCCTCGCCGGCAGACATGCAGGTGCTGCTGGCGGGGCTGTTCAGCGCCGTAAGCGTCACCGCGCTGGGTTTTCTGACCATGCGCTTTATCGAGCAGCACCTGATGCTGCACGAGGAGACCACCGACCAGCTGGCCGCCGCCCGCAAGGACGCCCTGACCGGCGTGCTGGGCCGCGCCGCGCTGGAAGAAGAGCTGCGGCGCACCATTCAGCACGCCCGCAAGACCGCCACTCCCCTGAGCGTCATTGTGACCGACATCGACCATTTCAAGCGCGTGAACGACGGGTTCGGACACGGGGCCGGGGACGACGTGCTGCGCTCTTTCGCCAAACGCCTGCGCCGCAACGTGGGCGGCAGTGGCGGCGTGGTGGGCCGCTGGGGCGGCGAGGAATTCGTGGTGGTGCTGCCTGGCCTGGCGCGGCCCGACGCCCTGGTGATGGCCGAGCGCCTGCGCCAGGAGGTCTCCCACGCGCCGGTGGCGAGCCACCAGATCACCGCCAGTTTTGGCGTAGCCTCTTTCCGCAGCGCCGCCGATGACCTGGACACGCTGTTCGGCCGGGCCGACGCGCGCCTGTACGAGGCCAAGAACGCCGGGCGCAACGCCGTGCGCGGTTAA
- a CDS encoding RNA-guided endonuclease InsQ/TnpB family protein, whose amino-acid sequence MTQIQTTTHHKAFKFRLYPTKAQELVLNEQLRLCRNLYNCALQERRDAYKKAGVTRTYYDQQNLLPEIKEALPEYKEVYSQVLQDVLKRLDKAFKAFFRRIKEGSKPGYPRFQGHDRCDSICYPQSGFSVSDKTAYFSKIGNIKIKLHRPLEGKIKTATIIRDCGEWYVSYVCEVEAQPLPTTGNAVGVDVGTTWFYVTSDGEYEPNPQYQKRTLKKLRVAQRSVSRKPNKRSRRRKKAVQRVAKLHRKVARQRLDFHHKAARRLVHENDVIAHEDLNVSGMGRGNLARSIHDVGWSQFFQILASKAECAGKKVIRVDPKFTSQRCSKCGHTCKENRVSQAKFVCLACGHSENADHNAAKNILARALPSGAKVSGCAMPSLRSPDHTALAVGQG is encoded by the coding sequence GTGACGCAAATCCAGACTACCACGCACCACAAAGCGTTCAAGTTTCGTCTTTACCCAACGAAGGCGCAAGAACTCGTTTTGAACGAACAACTCAGGCTGTGCCGCAACCTGTACAACTGCGCCCTACAGGAACGCCGGGACGCATACAAGAAAGCGGGTGTAACACGCACTTACTACGATCAGCAGAATCTCTTGCCTGAAATAAAAGAGGCTTTGCCAGAGTACAAAGAGGTCTACTCCCAAGTCCTTCAGGACGTACTCAAGCGGCTGGACAAGGCATTCAAAGCGTTCTTCCGGCGCATCAAGGAAGGCAGTAAGCCCGGATACCCGCGCTTCCAAGGGCATGACCGCTGCGACTCGATTTGCTACCCCCAATCTGGTTTCAGCGTGTCAGACAAGACCGCCTATTTCAGCAAGATTGGGAACATCAAGATCAAGCTGCACAGGCCACTGGAAGGCAAAATCAAGACCGCTACGATCATTCGGGACTGTGGTGAATGGTACGTCAGCTATGTGTGCGAGGTGGAAGCACAGCCCCTTCCCACAACGGGGAATGCTGTGGGGGTGGACGTGGGAACAACATGGTTCTATGTCACCTCCGATGGGGAATACGAACCGAACCCGCAGTATCAGAAACGCACCTTGAAAAAGTTGCGCGTAGCACAGCGTTCGGTGTCCCGCAAGCCAAACAAGCGCAGTCGCAGACGCAAGAAAGCAGTGCAGCGGGTAGCGAAGCTACACCGCAAGGTTGCCCGTCAACGGCTGGACTTCCACCACAAAGCCGCAAGGAGACTTGTCCATGAAAATGACGTAATCGCCCATGAAGACCTCAACGTCAGTGGAATGGGACGCGGGAATCTGGCCCGCAGTATCCATGACGTTGGGTGGAGTCAGTTCTTCCAGATACTTGCTTCCAAGGCAGAGTGCGCCGGGAAGAAAGTCATTCGCGTAGACCCCAAATTCACTTCCCAACGGTGTTCCAAGTGTGGACACACCTGTAAGGAAAACCGGGTGTCACAAGCGAAATTCGTGTGCTTGGCGTGCGGGCATAGTGAAAATGCCGATCACAACGCCGCTAAGAACATTCTGGCAAGGGCATTGCCATCAGGGGCCAAGGTAAGCGGTTGCGCTATGCCTTCCCTGAGAAGCCCCGACCATACCGCGTTAGCGGTTGGTCAGGGGTAA
- a CDS encoding NAD-dependent malic enzyme, with translation MPKSPPVSRYYDVQRDERGERFIAVNVSGLSLLQNPLLNKTTAFTPEERQQLGLEGLIPPHVSTFDDQKTRTYLRYLKCGTDLEKHEYLRALQDRNEVLFYAVLEDHLEEMLPIIYTPTVGEAVKSYSSNYRYPRGFTVSAHDIGRVEEMLENVSVNDVRMIVATDSSAILGIGDQGFGGMAISIGKLSLYTAAGGVGPDKTLPVELDVGTNRQDLIDDPLYLGLHEKRMSGAQYDEFLDAFVEAVAYRYPKAIIQWEDFSRGTAFHVLERFRKVIPSFNDDIQGTGAMALAGLMRAASIKGERLADQVFVVVGAGAAGIGVALAIRQGLELEGLSFEEAGARVFVVDRYGLLMEGQSDLEVQQLSFVRRKADLEGWQYAGEYPTLHEVIVNARATALLGFTGVPGLFKQADIEAMLRHTPRPIVFPLSNPSSHVEAQPEDLIRWTDGGAIVASGSPFPDIEYGGKRYPVGQGNNAFIFPGLGFGAITARAREITDGMILAAALTLAEFTAQCATQGAATQGADQPQPEPVYPPISELRELSVRIAVRVVRQAIVDGVCAERRMRNLTDDQLEAAIRARAWLPQYLPLRQAPARP, from the coding sequence ATGCCCAAGTCTCCGCCGGTGTCCCGTTACTACGATGTGCAGCGCGACGAGCGCGGAGAACGCTTTATCGCCGTGAACGTCAGTGGGCTGTCCCTGCTGCAAAACCCGCTGCTGAACAAGACCACCGCCTTCACGCCCGAGGAGCGCCAGCAACTGGGCCTGGAGGGCCTGATTCCGCCGCATGTCAGCACCTTCGACGACCAGAAGACCCGCACCTACCTGCGTTACCTCAAGTGCGGCACCGACCTGGAGAAACACGAGTACCTGCGCGCCCTGCAAGACCGCAACGAGGTGCTGTTCTACGCGGTGCTGGAAGACCACCTGGAGGAGATGCTGCCCATCATCTACACGCCCACGGTGGGCGAGGCGGTGAAGAGCTACTCCAGCAATTACCGTTACCCGCGCGGCTTCACGGTCAGCGCGCACGACATCGGGCGGGTAGAGGAGATGCTGGAGAACGTGTCCGTCAATGACGTGCGCATGATCGTGGCGACCGATTCAAGCGCCATTCTGGGCATCGGGGATCAGGGGTTCGGGGGCATGGCCATTTCGATCGGCAAACTCTCGCTGTACACGGCGGCGGGCGGCGTGGGGCCGGACAAGACCCTGCCGGTCGAGCTGGATGTGGGCACCAACCGCCAGGACCTCATCGACGATCCGCTGTACCTGGGTCTGCACGAGAAGCGCATGAGTGGCGCGCAGTACGACGAATTTCTGGACGCTTTCGTCGAGGCGGTGGCGTACCGTTACCCCAAGGCCATCATCCAGTGGGAGGACTTCTCGCGCGGCACGGCCTTTCACGTGCTGGAACGCTTTCGTAAAGTTATTCCCAGCTTCAACGACGACATTCAGGGCACCGGGGCCATGGCGCTGGCGGGCTTGATGCGGGCGGCCAGCATCAAAGGCGAACGCCTGGCCGATCAGGTGTTCGTGGTGGTGGGCGCGGGCGCGGCCGGCATCGGCGTGGCGCTGGCCATCCGCCAGGGGCTGGAGCTGGAAGGCCTGTCCTTCGAGGAAGCCGGCGCCCGCGTATTCGTGGTGGACCGATACGGCCTCCTGATGGAAGGGCAAAGTGACCTGGAGGTGCAGCAACTCAGTTTCGTGCGCCGCAAAGCTGACCTGGAGGGCTGGCAGTACGCCGGCGAGTACCCGACCCTGCACGAGGTGATCGTGAACGCCCGCGCCACCGCCCTGCTGGGGTTCACGGGCGTGCCGGGCCTGTTCAAGCAGGCCGACATCGAGGCCATGCTGCGGCACACGCCGCGCCCCATCGTGTTTCCGCTGAGTAACCCCAGCAGTCATGTGGAAGCGCAGCCCGAAGACCTGATCCGCTGGACGGACGGCGGGGCCATCGTGGCCTCAGGCAGTCCCTTTCCAGACATCGAGTACGGCGGAAAACGCTACCCGGTCGGGCAGGGCAACAACGCCTTTATTTTTCCGGGGCTGGGCTTCGGTGCCATCACCGCCCGCGCCCGCGAGATCACCGACGGCATGATCCTGGCCGCCGCCCTGACCCTGGCCGAATTCACGGCGCAGTGTGCGACTCAGGGTGCAGCAACCCAGGGGGCCGACCAGCCGCAGCCAGAGCCGGTGTATCCCCCTATCAGCGAACTGCGTGAACTGAGCGTGCGGATTGCCGTGCGGGTGGTCAGGCAGGCCATTGTCGACGGTGTGTGCGCCGAACGCCGCATGCGCAACCTGACCGATGACCAGCTTGAGGCGGCCATTCGGGCCCGCGCCTGGCTGCCCCAGTACCTGCCGCTGCGTCAGGCCCCCGCCCGCCCCTGA
- a CDS encoding YihY/virulence factor BrkB family protein has translation MTSAALKMKPAELFTLIKEAALAFGQDKAPRLAAALSYYAMSSLAPLLLFAVAVAGFFLSDSTVVDRLFGPEGSVAQSIGQDTADFLRKLVSNQEGIRRGSIVATIVAFVITFMGATGLFVQLQDALNSMWGADPVPPQGLKNLIKTRLISFVLILGIGLILLVFLGLNTWLSALAHQLGDRIGVGAVLVRLGTFALSAFLLTFVFAAIFKLLPAVKLQWREVMVGGAITAILFSIGQILISIYFGRAAPGSAFGAAGTLVALLAWIYYSAMIFFFGAEVTWVYSQKFGSNAGGAGNTAKKQALAQKGANISTEPSRQEQQAAAAAGGPVRDSRGRVIDLPNLPRVLPVAPTRAEGRTLPTVRGTLWNAVSALLAIPAVLVLRVLGLTGGKKKSRPQTGR, from the coding sequence ATGACTTCCGCCGCACTGAAAATGAAACCGGCCGAGCTGTTCACCTTGATCAAGGAGGCCGCCCTGGCCTTCGGGCAGGACAAAGCCCCCCGCTTGGCCGCCGCGCTGTCGTACTACGCCATGTCCAGCCTGGCCCCATTGCTGCTGTTCGCGGTGGCGGTGGCCGGGTTCTTCCTCTCGGACAGTACGGTGGTCGATCGGCTGTTCGGCCCGGAAGGCAGCGTGGCGCAGTCCATCGGGCAGGACACCGCCGACTTCCTGCGTAAACTCGTGAGCAACCAGGAAGGCATAAGGCGCGGCTCCATCGTGGCGACCATCGTGGCGTTCGTGATCACGTTCATGGGGGCCACCGGCCTCTTCGTGCAGCTTCAGGACGCCCTGAACTCGATGTGGGGGGCCGACCCGGTGCCGCCGCAGGGGCTGAAAAACCTCATCAAGACCCGCCTGATCTCGTTCGTGCTGATTCTGGGCATCGGGCTGATCCTGCTGGTGTTCCTGGGGCTGAACACCTGGCTCTCGGCGCTGGCCCACCAGCTCGGCGACCGTATCGGCGTGGGGGCCGTGCTGGTGCGCCTGGGCACCTTCGCGCTGTCGGCTTTTTTGCTGACCTTCGTGTTCGCGGCCATTTTCAAGTTGCTGCCGGCCGTGAAACTCCAGTGGCGCGAAGTGATGGTGGGCGGGGCCATCACCGCCATCCTGTTCTCTATCGGGCAAATCCTGATCAGCATCTACTTCGGTCGGGCCGCTCCCGGCAGTGCCTTCGGTGCGGCGGGCACGCTGGTGGCGCTGCTGGCCTGGATCTACTACAGCGCCATGATTTTCTTTTTCGGCGCGGAAGTCACCTGGGTGTACTCGCAGAAGTTCGGCTCAAATGCCGGCGGCGCGGGCAACACTGCCAAAAAACAGGCGCTGGCCCAGAAAGGCGCGAACATCAGCACCGAACCCAGCCGCCAGGAGCAGCAAGCGGCGGCGGCCGCGGGCGGCCCGGTGCGAGATTCGCGTGGGCGCGTCATCGACCTGCCCAACCTGCCGCGCGTTCTGCCCGTCGCGCCCACCCGCGCCGAGGGCCGCACCCTCCCCACCGTGCGCGGCACCCTGTGGAACGCCGTGAGCGCCCTACTGGCCATTCCCGCCGTGCTCGTGCTGCGCGTCCTGGGCCTGACCGGCGGCAAGAAAAAAAGCAGGCCCCAGACCGGGCGCTAG